The Lolium rigidum isolate FL_2022 chromosome 2, APGP_CSIRO_Lrig_0.1, whole genome shotgun sequence genomic interval ACAGAAACTTTCTTTGATTCTTGGGGTGAAGGAAATTGAATGTTTCATTAACAAAGTGAAGGCTATTACATTGATGGACAGAAGTCAATACCCGAACCATTCATCCTCTGCTGCAACTACAAGAAGCTAGTGGAGTACTGCCATGGTTGATGGAGGAGGAACAAaagcaggagaagaagaaacgaaAATGAAGAAAGTGGCAGCAGCGAGAGGAAACGGGACAAGCATGGTGCGTTCTTGACTCCTTCGGGTTCATGCAAAGCCTCCACTTCGAGACACGTGCACATGCACATTGCATGCAAAGAAAACTCGGTCCGAACGTGACGACCCTGCAAATGAAGCGATCATCATAGACGTAGTATACGTACACCTAaacgaaggaagaagaagacggtcGATCTGGTAGGTATGGTAGGCTGCGTGCATGCGTGGGCGCCGGCCGATGGATCCGTCGACCGGACGGCGCGGtgacagcggcggcggcagcagatgAACCCCAACCCAGCGACACTCCTCCATGAATGCATGCACCAGCATTCAAGGTTCCAACCAACCAAAAATACTCGGGCCGGTCGCCATGAATGGACGAGTGAATGAATGTGGAGGAGGGGAATCGAATTGATCGCTCCCCGCTGACGGAGGGCGGGCCGGGCAGGGCGCCATCAATTAATGGCGGCTGCCGCAATTCAAGGCCGCCTTGATCTGCTCCACGGTGGTGCTGATCAGGCTGTTCACAGTCGCCACCGACTCCGCGTTCAGCCGCGACGACGGCAGGCTGCTCACCAGGATCTGGAACGCCACCGTCACCACCGACCCCGCCGACCCGCGGCCGTCGGGCACGATGGTGAACCCCGACGGCAACAGCGGGATCGCCGACGGGTCCTCCCCGCTCATCACCACGTTCGCCGCCGGCAGGTCGATCGGCGCGTACACCACCAGCGACCCCGTCGCGTCCGCGCAGCTCTCCTGCAGGATCAGCATGCTGTTCTGGCTCGCGTTCAGGCCCTGCACATTACACGCGCATTCCATCAAACATGTTCTAACACAACGTACATGCTAGTACGGAACTACGGAAGCCATTGACAATGCTTACTCTGAGCAAAGAGATGGAGTTGCCGGGGTGGGAGCCGTTGGGGATGCGCGACACCTCCTGCACAGGGTTGCCGTGCGAGAGCACGTCCCACTGGGAGCGTGTGTTCTCGTCGCGCACGAACGCGAACACGCGCTCGCACGAGACGGGAAGCCAGATGGAGGTGGCGGCGCTGAGCACCACGCCGCTGGGCTGCCCGGGGTCCGTGCTGCGGTGCACCATGACGCGCACGCCCGCCGCGTCGTCCGACCCGGCTCCCGGCCCCGACAGCGTCGTCCACCGGTGCAGCTGCGACGCGCTCAGGCTCGCGCAGAAGCTGCCCACCATCCGCTGCGACAGCCTCATCATGCTCCTCCTGCCCTCCGCCGTCACCCCGGCCACGGCGATGTCCCGGCCGAGCGGCGGCGCCACGAGGCACGCGTGCCGCTCGCACGCCCTCTGCAGCGCTGCCAGCCACCGGTGCGCCCCGAACGCCGCGCCGCTCGCGACCAGGTCGCGGTAGAGCATGTTAATGGGCACCTTGTCCTCCGTCTCCATGTGTTCGACCCAGGTCACCTTGGAGTATCCGTTCGACATGTCGGCGATGAGGCAGCCGGAGGGGAGacggcgggagcggggcgggggCGCTCCGTAGCGTGTGTCACGTTGCAGGTCCACGGACACGTCGGCGATCGCCCACAGGCCCTGCTCGATCTGCCGGCAGTAGCGGAGGAAGCAGAGCTCGCGCGTCGGCACCACCGGCGTCATCACGTGCAGTTCCTCGTACATCTGCGCGCGGTACACAAATGTAAGTAAGTAATGCTGCATTGATCAATCGACTGCGCGCCAAaaagtgatgcgcacggcggtttGGTCTTACCAGCACCAGCGACTCGCTCCGGCCAGCCATGCCGTTCACGAGGACGTCCACCGTGCGCGCCGTGGCCACGATGGTAGGGAAGAACTCCGTCCACTTGCTCTGCAATAACAACAATGTCCATCGTACGTCACGCAATGATAGCCTCGACCAGTCGATGCAACAAAAACGCAAGGACACCTGACTCACCGAGTCCATGAAGACGTCGACGAGGCCGACGGCGCTGGAGAGGACGAGGCAGGAGTCGCGGGAGCCCTCGACGTGCACGTCGGGACCGCGGAACGCGCTGCTCCCGGGCTTGGCGAAGACGCTGTCGTAGGTGTCGACGTTGAGCACctcccggccgccggccgccttgGCCCAGAGGTGCTCGCCGGCCTGTGCGAGCCTGATGAGCTCGTCCATGGCGCGCGTGGCCATCTCGGCCATCATCGGCCGCTCCATCTCGGACACGGGCGCCGGCAGCTGGAACGACGACGAGCCGCCACCGCTGAACGGGTCCAGGTCGAGCGACGGGCCGAGCGCCGACACCGGGCTGCCGAGCCCGCCGACGGAGAGCTCGAGCGAGGACATGGACAGCGGCTGGTGCATGGACGGCATCTGCGTGATGGGCCGCCCCAGGTACTTGGACGTCAGGCTCGACACGCGGTCAAGCTGCAACATCACCATGGATCGACCGTGTCAGTGCTCAGTGCCCATTGCCATCGCGGTACATGCAAGGAATGCGAAATGTGGAAGAGGAATGAAGCTTGCCTCTTCCTTGAGGTGCGCGTTCTCCATCCGGAGCTTGTGCTCGTCGAAGTAGTCGTCGGCGCCGGAGTGCGGGCCGCCGCAGGTGGGACAGATGACGTTCTTGAGTGCCTCGCGCATGGCGATGTTCTCGCAGCGGATCTTGTCGTTCTCGGCGCGGAGGAAGCAGTTGTCGGCGCGCTCGTGCTGCGCCTGCAACCAATCAACCAGTCAAATCAGAAGAGCCGCCGTCGGACTCGCTCGCTCGGCAACTAGCACGAGGAACCACAGCCAAGAAAACGTGAAATAAAAGGATGCATGACGACAGCCATGGATGGCATGGGAAGAAAAGGACGGTATTGGTACCTTCATCTGCGTCCTGCGGTTCTGGAACCAGAACTTGATCTGCCTGGGCTCGAGGGACAGCTCCCGGCTGAGGTGCATCCTCTggttctcgtccgggtgcgggcaCTCCTTGAACATCCTGCGGCACATCGACAGGAACCAACATCAGATCAAACATTTGGCGCATTATTCAGAGAGAAGAGAAAAGAAGAGGAGCTGAATTCGTTTGTCTTACGCCTCGAGCTGCTGAATCTGGCGGGGCGTGTGGCGGTGGTAGCGCTTCTTCCGGCGGTGGGCGTCGGAGCCCGGCATGAGGTCGTCACCGAATTCCATGGCCCCCGATCGGCGCCGGACTCAACCTCGGCTTTCGTTTGATTCGAGCGCGTGCAATCCGGCGAAGGAATAGAAGGCTGGTTGctccagtaagtaagcggtgctaCGACCGAGGTCTACCGCTAGGCGGTTCTATATAGGTAGCCTCGCGCGTAGGCTATGGAAGGAAGAAGAGAAGGGAGAAGAGAGGGCAGGGCAGGGCGTGGTAGGAGCAGTAATCTCTCTGGAGTCTGGTCCTGGCGAAGCAGAAGCAGTAAACGTAGATACAGCTGAGGAGCCAGGAGGAACTGAGCGGAGCTACAGGGAAGTTCTGGGATTCAGCAATCAGGCCTCCACCATTGCTGCGCCTGCCTGCCTTCCTTAACTGCCGCtacctcccctctctctcctcggAGCTAGGCTAACGCAAGCATGGCATGGGCTGAAACAGGGAGAAATCTATGGCCTCCTCCCTCTTGGATTGCCAAGGTTTTCTCCTCTCTGATCtctatggagatggagatggagatggagatggaggagTATGGTACACTGGAGCACTGTTGGAAGGAGGAGCAATAACCGATGCGAATTAAGAGGCGGAGTATTTAAAAGGGCCCCTCCCGCGCCCTACTCTCTCCCTCGGGTTTGGGTGGGAACAGCTGGAGCCATTTAAGGCCCAAAACGGGTCGGGTCGCACATGTTGACTTTTCCGTCAGCCCGCCCGCCAAACACTCCGGCCTTGCCCACTGTTGCTACACTATGCTTCACTGTACTGTTAGCCTGTAGTACTcccaatttttcaaaaaaaaaaggctaGCATCCCTGTACTAGTACAAATTATTAAACACATTTTTCTAAGTCTATTTAGACCATTTTCGGTCATCTTTTCTCACTTCAGTCAGCATACCAGTTTTTGGCTACGAAAcgcatgctctaagagcatctccagtcgcattccccaaaccgtcccccaaagccaccggatcgagcgtttggggacgtgttttgtccgTGTTGTGTTTGAGGGACGTCGCTCCACAGCCGtgtgtcccccaaacgccgccccccaaCATTAAACAAGGGTTTTTTAAAACACAATCATtttttattaaatatagcatacaaataaatatgtttgtggAGATTGTTTTCAAATCAAAATACAACGAAcaataaaacaacaaataaacaTGGCTAGATCAATGTGTCGCggcatttcctttgatcctccacaaatgctcaacgagatcagcttgaagttgctcgtgagcattgctatcacggatctctacgtgcatggcgaggaaatcagcaaaatatgcaggcaactcatgatcaacctccgcaagaggaccttcacactcatagggaccaacatgtgacctggcatgattcttgcggtcatcctcgatgatcatgttgtgcatgattacacaagcctgcatcacctcccacatttggtcgtgagaccagcttagagcagggtaccgaacaattgcaaattgagcttgaagcacaccaaatgcccgctcgacatccttcctgcaagcctcctgtcgtgtagcaaagtgggaattcttctgtCCTGATGGAtttgagattgttttgacaaaagtggcccatgttggatatataccatcggctagataatagcctttggtatattggtggccattgatctcatagttgcatggtggagcatgcccttccactagtctgctgaacaccggagactgctgcaacacgttgatgtcatgtgTGATCCGGCCATGCCaaaaaaagaatgccaaatccagaggtcataatctaccacagcttcaagcaccacactgcaatatccatgacgccctttgtatataccttgccaagcaaacagacagttcttccatgaccagtgcatgcaatcgatgcttccaagcattccagggaatcctctAACAGCATTCAGTCTCTTCCTCAATTGGCccgctcaagtagtatttgccaaactctcaagcgtacctggcaagtcgtcgagcaccttgtgtgcgaggtggggcggatttgacgccgcgttctagGACGCgcaggcgaagcggcggcggcggaacgaccggtgagagtgccagccgcgacgATGGTGCGAACTCTCAGAAATCAGTCGTTGAAACggtcggcggcggaggggtgggaggcgcgggagggaaggagcgacgaggaaaaaggcgcgaaccaacggtttatggaaatagtcgccgacatgtgggagcctgcCTCACTT includes:
- the LOC124688451 gene encoding homeobox-leucine zipper protein ROC8-like, coding for MEFGDDLMPGSDAHRRKKRYHRHTPRQIQQLEAMFKECPHPDENQRMHLSRELSLEPRQIKFWFQNRRTQMKAQHERADNCFLRAENDKIRCENIAMREALKNVICPTCGGPHSGADDYFDEHKLRMENAHLKEELDRVSSLTSKYLGRPITQMPSMHQPLSMSSLELSVGGLGSPVSALGPSLDLDPFSGGGSSSFQLPAPVSEMERPMMAEMATRAMDELIRLAQAGEHLWAKAAGGREVLNVDTYDSVFAKPGSSAFRGPDVHVEGSRDSCLVLSSAVGLVDVFMDSSKWTEFFPTIVATARTVDVLVNGMAGRSESLVLMYEELHVMTPVVPTRELCFLRYCRQIEQGLWAIADVSVDLQRDTRYGAPPPRSRRLPSGCLIADMSNGYSKVTWVEHMETEDKVPINMLYRDLVASGAAFGAHRWLAALQRACERHACLVAPPLGRDIAVAGVTAEGRRSMMRLSQRMVGSFCASLSASQLHRWTTLSGPGAGSDDAAGVRVMVHRSTDPGQPSGVVLSAATSIWLPVSCERVFAFVRDENTRSQWDVLSHGNPVQEVSRIPNGSHPGNSISLLRGLNASQNSMLILQESCADATGSLVVYAPIDLPAANVVMSGEDPSAIPLLPSGFTIVPDGRGSAGSVVTVAFQILVSSLPSSRLNAESVATVNSLISTTVEQIKAALNCGSRH